From one Methanolobus chelungpuianus genomic stretch:
- a CDS encoding winged helix-turn-helix domain-containing protein: MALEDFLGKTSEIKIIDFLSGNSDIAYNQSEISECTGVSRQTVNHKIPMLIYNGIIEIKEKKKNVSYYQLADNKIVKALIGSVFANSFFVAGYEDDEEDVIEDIRKETGPIVYEENACFSYVPETGMSRTLNWKSLKCGSITFEVREKHAIRWSEERGIKALKETPYARQAMTVNQPLASA; the protein is encoded by the coding sequence TTGGCATTAGAAGATTTTCTCGGAAAAACTTCTGAAATTAAGATCATTGATTTTCTATCCGGGAACTCGGACATAGCTTATAACCAGTCGGAGATAAGCGAATGCACGGGAGTTTCCAGGCAAACTGTGAATCATAAGATTCCCATGCTCATATATAATGGGATTATCGAGATTAAAGAAAAGAAGAAAAACGTTAGTTACTATCAGCTGGCTGATAACAAAATCGTAAAAGCATTAATAGGGTCGGTGTTTGCAAACAGCTTCTTTGTTGCCGGATATGAAGATGACGAAGAAGATGTCATCGAGGACATAAGAAAGGAAACAGGTCCCATTGTTTATGAAGAGAACGCATGTTTCTCCTATGTGCCTGAAACCGGGATGTCCAGGACATTGAACTGGAAATCTTTAAAATGCGGAAGCATAACTTTTGAAGTGCGTGAGAAACATGCTATTCGATGGTCAGAAGAGCGTGGAATTAAAGCGTTAAAAGAAACGCCATACGCACGGCAGGCAATGACCGTAAACCAGCCCCTTGCTTCTGCCTGA
- a CDS encoding DUF3467 domain-containing protein — protein MEDIEEQQENKEIQVVRTPLFGRTYATNALVAITDCDVRIELMNEKFQHEDKWIYHSDHMAILTMQAAKKLLLDLNKKISKYEEENGEIEVNSDRLNVDN, from the coding sequence ATGGAAGATATTGAAGAGCAGCAGGAAAACAAAGAGATACAGGTTGTAAGGACACCACTTTTTGGCAGAACCTACGCCACAAATGCATTGGTTGCAATAACCGACTGTGATGTAAGAATTGAACTGATGAATGAAAAATTCCAGCATGAGGATAAATGGATATATCACAGCGATCACATGGCAATCTTAACCATGCAGGCAGCTAAAAAACTGTTACTTGATCTGAATAAGAAAATATCAAAGTATGAAGAGGAAAACGGCGAGATCGAAGTTAATTCAGACCGCCTGAATGTCGACAACTAA
- a CDS encoding AAA family ATPase: MLIEFKAENFRSIRNEITFSLLASSDRALEENLIELDALKKNDRLLKSAAIYGANASGKSNILLAMFNLQNLVMTSIRNQDGDLLPFEPFKLTPECMSKPSRFSVFFIKNNVRYRYAVSFDRTKIIDEELYYYPNNREALVFERRNTIEFKFTTDKRIQNDISKRTLSNVLYLSNSAQQNYDKTLEAFKWFREDLRIIGARTLSEQGEYTIKMLNQDNTSKKAILKSLERADLGLVDIIASIEDVDLANLPIEILNQIPRIINTNIGKWQKIDINSFHLAKDKDGKEHNILFDFNTEESEGTKRFFSLIGPWLNALNKGQVLFVDELELKLHPMLSEHLVKLFHDKDYNTNNAQLIITTHNTNLLNDELFRRDQIWFTEKDADVGNTNLYSLLEFQVRKDQNILKGYLMGRYGALPFIST, encoded by the coding sequence ATGTTAATCGAATTCAAAGCTGAGAATTTCCGTTCGATAAGGAATGAGATCACCTTTAGTTTACTGGCATCATCTGACAGGGCGCTTGAAGAGAACCTGATTGAGCTGGATGCATTGAAGAAGAATGACAGGCTGCTGAAAAGTGCCGCTATTTATGGGGCTAATGCATCTGGAAAGAGCAATATTCTTTTAGCAATGTTCAACCTGCAGAACCTGGTGATGACATCCATAAGGAACCAGGACGGGGACCTACTGCCATTCGAGCCGTTTAAGCTGACACCGGAGTGTATGTCAAAGCCCAGCAGATTCAGTGTGTTTTTTATCAAGAATAATGTCAGGTACAGGTATGCTGTGTCATTTGACAGGACAAAGATAATTGATGAAGAATTGTACTATTACCCGAACAACAGGGAAGCACTGGTCTTTGAAAGAAGGAACACCATCGAGTTCAAATTCACAACCGATAAAAGGATCCAGAATGACATCTCAAAGAGAACTTTGAGCAATGTTCTTTATCTATCCAACTCCGCACAGCAGAATTACGATAAGACCCTGGAAGCCTTCAAATGGTTCAGGGAAGACCTGAGAATAATAGGTGCAAGGACATTATCAGAACAGGGTGAGTATACGATAAAAATGCTCAATCAGGACAATACGTCTAAAAAAGCCATTTTAAAATCACTTGAAAGAGCAGACTTGGGTCTTGTGGATATAATAGCAAGTATAGAGGATGTGGATCTGGCTAACTTACCTATTGAAATATTGAACCAGATACCTCGCATAATTAATACCAACATTGGAAAATGGCAAAAGATCGATATCAATTCGTTCCACCTTGCCAAAGATAAAGATGGCAAGGAACACAATATCTTATTTGATTTCAACACCGAAGAATCCGAAGGTACAAAGAGATTCTTCTCTTTGATAGGACCCTGGCTCAACGCACTTAATAAAGGGCAGGTCCTGTTTGTAGATGAACTGGAACTAAAGTTGCATCCAATGCTTAGTGAACACCTGGTCAAACTCTTCCACGACAAGGATTATAACACGAACAACGCCCAGTTGATAATAACAACCCACAACACCAACCTGCTAAACGATGAGCTCTTCAGGAGGGACCAGATCTGGTTCACTGAAAAAGATGCAGATGTGGGTAACACAAATCTCTACTCGTTGCTGGAATTCCAAGTTCGCAAAGACCAGAATATCCTTAAAGGCTACCTGATGGGAAGATACGGAGCATTACCCTTCATCTCAACCTGA